From Gemmatimonadota bacterium, the proteins below share one genomic window:
- a CDS encoding thiolase family protein yields MPNAVLLDGVRTPLVRSGTALRDIHAKELGRRVVRETLERSGTPADRVDEIIVGNAGTPSDAPNIARVIGLMAGLPESTPGLTVHRNCASGMEAVILAAAKITSGEARLIVAAGTENLSRAPMVLPPEANPWFVRWSRARSIPAKLAALRALRPRDMMPHPALLDGLTDPVCGLSMGRTAEVLAREFGISREEQDEFALSSHLRAVDAWEDGRIAEEVTPVFVGPGFKKVIEKDVGPRENQTTEALSGLRPVFERRDGTVTAGNSCQVTDGAAAVVVASEDYAAELGLTPVAKILGTATAGLSPRRMGLGPAYATPLALDHAGVRMADIDRIEINEAFAAQVIANERAFASDRFASEELGRASATGEIRRDRLNADGGAIALGHPIGATGTRLVVTLLRQLRQSGGALGLATLCVGGGQGSAIVMERVS; encoded by the coding sequence ATGCCGAATGCCGTACTTCTGGACGGGGTGCGCACCCCCTTGGTCCGCTCGGGAACCGCGCTGCGTGATATCCATGCGAAGGAGTTGGGACGACGCGTCGTCCGCGAAACTCTGGAACGCTCCGGAACGCCTGCCGACCGCGTGGATGAAATCATCGTGGGGAATGCGGGTACGCCCTCGGACGCACCGAACATCGCCCGCGTCATCGGACTCATGGCGGGCCTGCCCGAGTCCACACCCGGACTCACCGTGCACCGAAACTGCGCATCCGGCATGGAGGCCGTCATTCTCGCTGCGGCGAAGATCACCTCCGGGGAAGCCCGCCTGATCGTGGCCGCCGGCACGGAGAACCTCAGCCGGGCGCCGATGGTGCTGCCGCCGGAGGCCAACCCCTGGTTCGTGCGCTGGTCCCGAGCCCGGTCGATCCCGGCAAAGCTCGCCGCGCTGCGTGCGCTACGCCCCCGGGACATGATGCCACACCCCGCGCTCCTCGACGGACTCACGGATCCCGTGTGCGGGCTCAGCATGGGCCGAACGGCGGAGGTCCTCGCCCGGGAGTTTGGAATCTCCCGTGAAGAGCAGGACGAGTTCGCACTCTCCAGCCACCTCCGGGCCGTAGACGCGTGGGAGGATGGACGCATCGCCGAAGAAGTCACGCCGGTGTTCGTCGGCCCGGGCTTCAAGAAAGTCATCGAGAAGGATGTCGGCCCAAGAGAGAACCAGACGACAGAAGCACTCTCCGGGCTTCGGCCTGTTTTCGAACGGCGGGACGGCACCGTGACGGCGGGAAACTCGTGTCAGGTCACGGACGGCGCGGCAGCGGTGGTCGTCGCATCCGAGGACTACGCCGCGGAGCTGGGACTGACCCCGGTGGCGAAGATTCTCGGCACCGCCACCGCGGGACTCTCCCCGCGAAGGATGGGGCTGGGGCCGGCCTACGCCACGCCGCTGGCTCTCGATCATGCCGGCGTCCGAATGGCGGACATCGATCGGATCGAGATCAACGAGGCGTTTGCCGCGCAGGTGATCGCAAACGAGCGCGCCTTCGCCAGTGACCGCTTTGCAAGCGAAGAACTCGGTCGCGCGTCCGCCACCGGGGAGATTCGAAGAGACCGGCTGAATGCGGACGGCGGGGCGATCGCCCTGGGACATCCTATCGGTGCTACGGGGACGCGACTCGTCGTGACCCTTCTGCGACAGCTTCGCCAGAGCGGCGGAGCCCTCGGACTGGCCACACTGTGCGTAGGTGGAGGACAGGGGTCGGCCATTGTGATGGAGCGCGTATCATGA
- a CDS encoding patatin-like phospholipase family protein: protein MARNAREGIGVALSGGVARVSAHIGVLRALEEAKIPIRAIAGTSGGSLVGAYYAAGRSSDEIVELARNLSWKRLSNVTLPKMGLFSNEKMEKLINEELGHARFEDLPVPFAVVGADLTTGKKIVFTRGSVAAAVRGSCSIPQVFTPVMIDGHLIADGGLVEYLPIQTLQSMGCEVTVGVNLGSTRNWEAHPRNFLELALRVIGYVSQRNAAVSERYASVVIHPDLADFGSYDLDRVDDLVECGYQSARRVLPSIHAALEANANRHGIGGFVRRIRARFAPAGLPGRGL, encoded by the coding sequence GTGGCACGAAACGCACGGGAGGGGATCGGCGTGGCTCTCTCCGGAGGCGTGGCGCGGGTCTCGGCTCACATAGGAGTGCTCCGGGCACTCGAAGAGGCCAAGATCCCCATCCGCGCCATCGCGGGGACCAGCGGCGGGTCGCTGGTGGGGGCGTACTATGCGGCAGGCCGTTCTTCGGACGAGATCGTGGAACTCGCCCGCAATCTATCCTGGAAGAGACTGTCGAATGTCACGCTCCCGAAGATGGGGCTCTTCTCCAACGAGAAAATGGAGAAACTCATCAATGAGGAGCTGGGCCACGCGAGGTTTGAGGACCTCCCCGTTCCGTTTGCCGTCGTCGGAGCCGACCTGACCACGGGAAAGAAGATCGTCTTCACGCGCGGGTCTGTAGCTGCGGCCGTGCGCGGGAGTTGCTCCATTCCACAGGTCTTCACGCCCGTGATGATCGACGGGCACCTCATCGCCGACGGCGGTCTTGTGGAGTACCTTCCCATTCAGACTCTGCAGTCCATGGGATGTGAAGTCACCGTGGGGGTGAACTTGGGCAGCACGCGCAACTGGGAAGCCCACCCACGCAACTTCCTGGAACTGGCACTGCGCGTGATCGGTTATGTGTCCCAGCGAAATGCCGCTGTCTCTGAACGGTACGCAAGCGTTGTCATCCATCCGGATCTGGCGGACTTCGGTTCCTACGACCTGGACCGTGTGGACGACCTCGTCGAGTGCGGGTATCAGAGTGCGCGGCGCGTCCTGCCTTCCATTCATGCCGCTCTGGAAGCCAACGCCAACCGTCATGGGATTGGCGGGTTTGTGCGCCGTATTCGGGCGCGCTTTGCCCCCGCCGGACTCCCGGGGAGAGGTCTCTGA
- a CDS encoding UPF0158 family protein, with amino-acid sequence MNPSTIASIDRAALSRALEDADSDREHYLCLTAGTLHTFVRSRASDESADAYERVQEGLGDEFLRIPSRNPQAAFEEIEDFVESVENPEIRDEFFRAIERRGALRNFREAILPHSQEMQRWSEWRREGREKRMEGFLRSLPGEALTGDGDLNGEEIGAT; translated from the coding sequence ATGAACCCGTCCACCATTGCCAGCATCGACCGAGCGGCGCTCTCCCGTGCGTTGGAAGACGCCGATTCCGATCGCGAACACTACCTCTGCCTGACGGCCGGGACTCTTCACACTTTCGTCAGATCCCGTGCTTCGGATGAGTCCGCAGACGCATACGAGCGCGTTCAGGAGGGGTTGGGGGACGAGTTCCTCAGGATTCCTTCCCGAAATCCGCAGGCGGCGTTTGAAGAGATCGAGGACTTTGTGGAGTCGGTGGAGAATCCGGAGATCCGGGACGAGTTCTTCCGGGCGATTGAGCGGCGTGGGGCGCTCCGCAATTTCCGCGAGGCCATCCTTCCGCACTCGCAGGAGATGCAGCGCTGGTCGGAGTGGCGCCGGGAGGGCAGGGAGAAGCGTATGGAGGGCTTTCTGCGCTCTCTTCCCGGCGAGGCGCTCACCGGAGACGGAGACCTGAACGGCGAAGAGATCGGAGCGACATGA
- a CDS encoding ATP-dependent 6-phosphofructokinase: protein MTGRRRLPRIGILTGGGDAPGLNAVIRAVVKAATGRGWEVLGIEDGFEGLFGQDGIRSLARDDVRGILQTGGTILGCSNRGDPFAFPVERDGEIVREDRSQEVVDRIRILGLDALVVVGGDGSLGIAQRLSEKGIPVVGIPKTIDNDVPGTDATFGFNTACETAMDAIDRLHTTAASHQRVMVIEVMGRDAGWIALKAGAAGGGDVILIPEIPFDLEKVCRKVAEREARGARFSIVVVAEGARSIDGGKALLESAEDAASGFERLGGMGERVAAAVHERLGVECRVTVLGHVQRGGSPSARDRVLGTRFGVGAVELVERKEFGRMVAIRGNQITSVALSEVGGRTRPVPVDGDEIRAIEAVGVSFGR from the coding sequence ATGACCGGGCGCAGGCGGCTTCCAAGGATCGGGATTCTCACGGGTGGGGGAGATGCACCCGGGCTGAACGCAGTCATTCGGGCGGTCGTGAAGGCGGCGACCGGGCGCGGTTGGGAGGTCCTCGGGATCGAGGACGGTTTCGAAGGGCTGTTCGGACAGGACGGCATTCGCTCGCTCGCCAGAGACGATGTCCGGGGGATTCTCCAGACAGGGGGCACCATTCTGGGGTGCAGCAATCGTGGGGATCCGTTCGCCTTTCCGGTGGAGCGCGACGGGGAGATCGTTCGGGAGGATCGCTCGCAGGAAGTCGTGGATCGCATTCGCATCCTGGGGCTTGATGCGCTGGTGGTGGTCGGCGGGGATGGTTCGCTGGGGATTGCGCAGCGCCTCTCGGAGAAGGGGATTCCCGTCGTGGGCATTCCCAAGACGATCGACAACGATGTTCCCGGGACCGACGCCACTTTCGGGTTCAATACGGCGTGCGAGACCGCCATGGATGCCATCGACCGGCTTCACACGACTGCTGCCAGCCATCAGCGGGTCATGGTGATTGAGGTCATGGGGCGGGATGCCGGGTGGATTGCCCTCAAGGCCGGGGCGGCAGGTGGTGGGGATGTGATTCTGATTCCGGAGATCCCGTTCGATCTGGAGAAGGTCTGTCGGAAAGTCGCGGAGAGAGAGGCGAGAGGAGCCCGTTTCTCCATTGTCGTCGTTGCGGAGGGAGCCCGCTCCATCGACGGCGGGAAGGCTCTCCTGGAATCCGCGGAAGATGCAGCCAGCGGCTTTGAACGCCTTGGCGGGATGGGCGAACGCGTTGCGGCTGCCGTTCACGAGCGTCTCGGGGTGGAATGCCGCGTCACGGTGCTGGGACATGTGCAGCGCGGGGGAAGCCCTTCCGCCCGCGACCGGGTTCTGGGGACGCGCTTCGGAGTGGGGGCGGTGGAACTCGTGGAAAGAAAAGAGTTTGGCCGTATGGTGGCGATCCGCGGGAATCAGATCACCTCCGTAGCGTTGTCTGAGGTGGGGGGGCGCACCCGTCCCGTGCCCGTCGACGGAGACGAGATTCGCGCCATCGAGGCCGTCGGGGTGAGCTTCGGGCGCTAG
- a CDS encoding helix-turn-helix transcriptional regulator, producing MSRIGENVRFYRNLRELTQTALARQVQVAPAYISQIEANQRVPSLKVTRRIADVLGIDMSILVREGSPGESGGTLTDSEKLDLLRALILSIENSPPQAGAEDVPVAEGRNCVARELFSEPAFCVVHREFQHTVTFGKESSESDAECHIVLEGEIRSSEDSSEVTGSGESRSLHAGDGDRLVARGGTRVVSLYAPRVELARLVDSVTVEEPTATPVP from the coding sequence ATGAGCAGGATTGGCGAGAATGTTCGTTTCTATCGGAATCTCCGTGAACTTACCCAGACCGCGCTGGCGCGTCAGGTGCAGGTGGCCCCGGCGTACATCAGCCAGATCGAAGCCAACCAGCGAGTGCCCAGTCTGAAGGTGACGCGACGGATTGCGGATGTGCTCGGCATCGACATGAGTATTCTGGTGCGCGAGGGCTCCCCGGGTGAATCGGGTGGAACTCTCACGGACTCGGAGAAGCTGGATCTTCTCCGCGCACTCATTCTCTCCATTGAGAACTCACCGCCCCAAGCGGGGGCGGAGGATGTTCCGGTGGCCGAAGGGCGCAACTGCGTGGCCCGAGAACTCTTCAGCGAACCGGCGTTCTGCGTGGTTCACCGTGAGTTCCAGCATACGGTGACCTTCGGGAAGGAGTCGTCGGAGTCGGATGCGGAGTGTCATATCGTTCTGGAAGGGGAGATTCGCTCATCCGAGGATTCCTCAGAGGTGACCGGAAGCGGGGAGAGTCGTTCGCTTCATGCCGGGGATGGCGACCGGCTGGTGGCTCGAGGCGGCACGCGCGTTGTTTCCCTTTACGCTCCGCGTGTTGAGCTGGCTCGCCTGGTGGACAGCGTAACGGTGGAGGAGCCGACGGCCACTCCTGTCCCCTGA
- the folE gene encoding GTP cyclohydrolase I FolE codes for MTSSPAPSGNPRLQNAIRILLGEIGESPEREGLLRTPARVETAWTRLAEGYLQDPEEILEGAVFEEDCQEMVVVRDIEMYSMCEHHLLPFFGRCHVAYLPKGRIVGLSKIARLVEVFSRRLQVQERLTSQIALALQEGLAPHGVGVVVEARHLCMMMRGVEKQGSSAVTSCLLGEFRDNMKTRSEFLNLVSGRPVP; via the coding sequence ATGACCTCAAGCCCGGCGCCGAGCGGAAACCCGCGACTTCAGAACGCGATCCGGATTCTGCTGGGAGAAATCGGGGAGTCTCCGGAGCGGGAAGGCCTCCTGCGAACCCCGGCCCGCGTGGAGACCGCCTGGACGCGCCTCGCGGAAGGGTACCTCCAGGATCCCGAAGAGATCCTGGAGGGAGCCGTCTTCGAGGAAGACTGCCAGGAGATGGTGGTCGTGCGGGATATTGAGATGTACAGCATGTGCGAGCACCACCTGCTTCCGTTCTTCGGTCGTTGCCATGTCGCCTACCTCCCCAAGGGCCGGATTGTCGGTCTCTCCAAGATTGCCCGCCTCGTCGAGGTCTTCTCGCGGCGCCTTCAGGTCCAGGAGCGCCTGACCTCGCAGATTGCTCTGGCCCTGCAGGAGGGGCTGGCACCTCACGGCGTGGGGGTTGTTGTGGAAGCGCGACATCTCTGCATGATGATGCGTGGTGTGGAGAAGCAGGGCTCTTCCGCCGTCACAAGCTGCCTCCTGGGCGAGTTCCGGGACAACATGAAGACTCGCAGTGAGTTTCTGAATCTTGTCAGTGGGCGACCGGTTCCCTGA